TCCCAACAGTGCGCGGAAAGCTTGATTTGCCTTTCCCGAATCAAAATACCCTGCTGGTGCAGTAAAAATTTCCTCGATCGCTTGAGGATGGCTAACGACAACAAATGGGCGAGAACCAATTACCCTAAAGGTGAAGATGTCACCATAGCGCCCAACGCAGTACTCTAAAAATTCGAGAAAGCGACCTCGCCATTTGAGATTGTGGAGAAAGGGTATAACTCGTGGACCATGAGGTAAAGACATGGTAACTTTGTTTTCTTTTCTTATATGTAGAATAATATATATGTCCGACGATTGGCGAATTTTTTGCTAGGATTTAAAGTAATAATTTTTTCGTTAGTCTAACTTTCCAACCGTGAAAATAGGCTTTTTTACCTCTTACTTTTAAGATTGTAAAATCTTAGCTAAGAGAGCATAGTAAAGTATAGAGATAAAGCTTTAAATATACAGATTAATTTCGCACCTCAGCTCCGATCGCTAACTACTATTATTACAACTCTCGTTGTTTTCAACTTCTGCGTAGAAGCTGGTAGGGTAAAAATAGTAGTTTCAAAACGATTCGTATATCAAGTTTAGAGACATTAGCTCCGAACCAAATAAGTCAGTAGCTAGCAATAGGCTTGGAAATAAGTCGATCGATCTCTGAAAATTGCAATTAATTATGAAGGGTTGACTAGAGCGTTCCTTATCTGTTGAGATAGGTAGACAATGTTGTTATATTTTGCACGAGAGGCAGGAATTTTAACAATATTGTTAAATATTTTTTATATCCTGTTTATCTCATGTTGAAGAAAGATAATTTAATAGTATACTTTCAAAATAGAAATTAGAAGTATCTGGGTTTGCCACAGTATTATCTATTTTTTTACTCTGGTTTTGTAGATATTTATAATATGCATCACTTCTCGTATACAGAACTAATTCACGAACAACATTTTTAAGTGCGATCGCATAAATATCTTTCCTTCCAGAAGTTTTTCTGACACTACAAAGCTTTTGCAACAAATCTGAAAAAGTACGATGAAGACTGCTAATCGTTTTCAAGAGGGCGATCGCCTGCTACCAATTGAAATTGCCAAGACAGAACTAGAAGCCAAACTAGGTGTGGGTTGGAGTCGGAAATCAATTAAGCGCAAGATCGACCAAGGGTGTCCGTTTGCTTGGAAGCAGGGTATCCATTATATTCAAATTGGTAACAAACTAGCATCTGTCAATGTTGATGCTATCTTGCGTGAATTAGTTTAGATAGGTGCTTTAGGAGGATTATTTGCCATAATCTCCTTGAATGTATCAAGAGTATGCTGACCATTAATCCAGCGATTATATGTTTTTAAATGAACAGTTGGCGAGTGCACCATCATTCGAGCGGCAACTGCGATTGGAAACTTAAATGCTACGCTGGCGCGAATAGCATAAGCGTGTCTGAGGTTATAAGGAGTAAAAGGCACTGCCAATCGCTTGAATGCTCGTGCAGTCCGTTCTCCATAAACTGTGAAATCGCCTTGACAGTTTACTGTTGGTAAGTTTCCTTCCCAAGGTCTCCAAGCTGTTGCCCACTCTGGGTAAAGTGGCATTACCCCCTCACGCGGACCAGTCTTACCTAAAAGTACCTGACAAGCATGAGGTGGTTGAGAATCAATTTGGCAATGCCAAACTTCGTGGTCGCGCAATCCATAGATTGCCATACGGGTATAGACTAGTTGCCATTGAGGATTAGCAATTGCCGATCTGATAGTGGATATCTCTTCATCATTGGGAATGTTGCGGGACTGAACTTTACTAGCTCAATAGCTGCCTTGATAGGGAGACAAATCTATAAGAATATCAGCGAACCTAGCTAGTCTTGTCAGAATTTGCACTAATCGCTGGCGCGAGCGCGTATTTGGCGGCTTGGTCTGTGCCACTTCTATCAATAATTCAGCAGTTAGGTTTTTTTCTGGTGGCAGGCATTTTAGTCCTAGCTGCCACTCTTCACGCTCCCAGTAAATCCGGTTTTTCTCGCTGTCGCCTTTGCACTGGAACCAGTGTTTTTTGTAGCGATCGATCCACGCCTGGCAAGACTGCCAGTTTGTAATTTCGGTGTAGTCGTTCCAGTCAAACTTATTTTGATCGAGTGCTGCCCAAATCTTTAAAGCCTCGGAGAGTGCCATTTTGTAGCCATAGCTTGTGGTGTCCAAACCCAATGCCAAATAAGTTTGCTTTGGTTTAGTCTCGGTTGAACCAGGGCGGGGTGGTAATGTCCCGCGTAGGGAGAGTTTGCGGTTACGCACCACGACTCGCAATCGGACTCCTGCTGCCTCAAGCTTTTGATTGATGCCATCTATGTCAGTTGCTGATTTATTTCGAGCCATGCAACTTTTCCTATTTATAGCGAGCGGCAGTTCTGTACTAAAACTCTGTACTGACGGCTGGATACCAATACCTAAGCGGTTTTTTCAGCCAAAAAACCTGTACTAAGTACTGTACTAAAACTGAGGTTAATTATGCGCGATTTTTAGTTGTTTTGCCGATTGACTGCCAGATTTGTCCAGTCCAAACCTACAAAACAATAAGGGCTAAAAACCTTACCAGCGGCAAGTTTCAAGCCAAAGCCATTACCCAAACTCATTCACAAAAAAAGCTGGTGACGGGATTTGAACCTGCGACCGGCTGATGACAAAACTGCAATCCAGTTTTTACAGTTTTTGTCGAATAACGGTTTGAGCAGGGCTAGAATTAGCTTTACTAAATTCTATGCTATTTTCATCGGCTACTCCTGCCACTACGATCGGTCATCCAGGAAAATGCAGCCACCTAAAATTCTCGGGGTTCTACAGGTCAGGAACAGCATACAAACGCTATCCCTACCCCAGTGTCTAATTTGCCACAATTGTCAATACTCATACAGCATAATTTAGAAAAACAGGGGGGACGATCGTTCCATTGGCAAAACCGTAAAATAGGAAATTCAGGATTTGCGATCGCTGCTATTCTTAACGTCTAACGATCGGTGTAAGCGTTAGTTAGAGCTTACCCTGGAAGCTTTTTAGCAGATGGGATAACGATAGCAGAAGGCAGGATTAGATCGGTGACACGAAAATTTTCAGTTCAATAAACAAAACGTCATAGCATTTTAACAACAAAGGTTTTGCTGTCGAGCATTTCGATTAACACCGAAATTCACACCGAATTGGTGGAGATATTAGAGGATAAAAGCAGGGCATAGCAATAACCGTAGCTCCCACGAGCGCGATCGCGTTCTAGAATTGGATGTAGAAATAGATAAGTTACCCCCAAAATAGCTTTTGAGCAGAAGCCACAGATGAGTCACTTTGTAGATTCAATCGGAATAGAAATCTCTCCAGATACTCTCAATCAAGGAGAAGGGGCAATTTTAAGAGAAATCGCGCTTCAGCTATATGCGCGTCAGATTTTTACCTTTGGTCAAGCTCGTCGCTTAGCTAATTTATCAGTTTGGGAGTTTCAACAACTACTGGGTCAACATCATGTAGAGCGTCATTACAATGAAACAGACTTAGCTGAGGATATCGATACGATTGCAGCGAGTTATTAGGCAACTGTGACAGTTATTTGTAATGCTACGCCTCTAATTAACTTTGCGGCGATCGCTCGTCTCGATATCTTACCAGCAATATTCGAGCGAATTATTATTCCTCAAGCAGTTTATGATGAAACTACTGGTTCGGGCTTCCCAGGTACTCCGTTTGTACTACAAGCGATTGCCTCTGGGTGGCTGCAAGTTCGTCCGGTAGCTACCATAGCGCCTATCATTCCTGTAGAACTAGATGATGGAGAAAGGGAAGCAATCGCACTAGCGATTGAAATTGCTGAAAGGCGAATTTTGTTAGATGAGCGTGAAGCTCGACAAATAGCGCAGAGACTTGGCTTACAAGTTATGGGCACGCTGGGTATTCTCTTATTGGCTAAGAACAACCAAACCATACCTCAAGTTAGACCGATACTCGATAACACGATGAATGTGGCTCAATATTGGGTGAGTGCTGCACTCTACGCACAGGTTCTACAACTAGCTGGGGAAGATATCTAGTAGCGCACTCGTTGGCGCGATCGCGCTCTTCCGTGCGAGGGATCGCGGTTTTCTTCCCGATTCTATGGAGTGCGATCGCTGCTCGATCTCTACATCACGCGATCGCCTTGAGAAAAGCAACTGTAGTAGACCAATCTATGGTTCGATTCAACAGGGAGCGTTCAAAGAGGGAACGAATAAGGCTAATTTCTGGCGCTGACAAGTAGCGCGATAGATACTCGACATACGCAGGTCGCGTTGTATCAGCAGCACTAGCACTAAACCAACGGTTGAATAAATCTGGTGACACGTAAAGCTGAGTAGGATAATGTTCGACGGTGATTTTGACTTCGATCCCTGCTGCTGTCAGTGCCAAGCGTAGATCTTCCACATCCCAATTCACCATCGGATCGGTAGGATTAGCATAGATTTCCTCTTCTGCTGCTGCTAAACGCTCGGAAAGCTGGGCATCTAGCCTGTTAACATCAAGCAGACGATACAACCGTTGTGTATGGCGAGTGAGATTTTCTGCTACTAATGAGAGTGCAGTATGGGGAACGCTTTTGTCCAAATGTCATTCCTTGTAAATTTGCTCCTAGAGAACGTTTCGAGAAATTAATGGATGTTAACCATACCCCGCTCCCAGTAGTAAGTGTAATTATGGGCGAAATTCAGGTAAAGCTCAAGCAAGCAAATGTATCAAAAGGCTACATTAATGTGGGATGGCGAGAAGCTAGGGAAATGATGGAAAAACAGCGCAACAAGTTCTAGCTTTTAGCTTTAGAAGGTATGTTCCGAAAATTATACAAGCTTTTCAGGCGAAGTGGTTGGAAAGACACCTCCTGAAAAACCGTAATCTTACGGATTTACCAACTCTTGGTTTGGGAATTCTCCTCAAAAAAACCGTAAGATTACGGTTTCGTGCGGTCAGATAACGAAATAATCTTATTATCGCCCTTAATTCGATAAGTACTTTTATACTATTTAGCTGTAACAATAATTTTGCAAATAAATTTTTGGTGCAAATTTAGAAAAGCAAAGGGGGTAGAAATACGTTAAACAAATTACGTTAAACAAATTAAAAATTAACGATAATATATTGAGGTCAGATTTCAAAGTGAACAAAGAAAGAGACATAAATATTTTTATCAAAGAATAATTGGTAGGTATGTATCGTTTTGCCCACTCGCCTTCCAATAACTCAGCACATGCTCGTGCAAGAGCTTCTTGCCAAGTAACAACATTTAATAGATCTTCAAGTAATACAATTAACTCATTATTATAATCTCTTCCTAACCTCCAGTAACTTTCTGCTATCTGACAAGATTCTTCGTAACGTTTTCTCTCTTTATTTTTTTCGTATCTATTGTTTTTTTCTAGTTGATATATAAGTCCAGATTGGCTGAAGTTACTAGAACCACTAGTGATTGCGTTATCTCCTCTAAATATTTTGGCATGAAATGGTCTTTTAGTGTTAGCAAGCTTAGCTTTCACTTTACCACTTTTGATTAACTCAATAGCAACAATAACTTTGGCACAAAGAAATATAGATATTCCTCGCTCTTGAAGCCAATACTTCTTTACTTCTTCAGATAATTCATGTTGAAATAATCTTTGCTGACTACTTTGAATTGTATTAGGTTCATGACCTATGAAAAGTTGAATTTCTTCAAAAGCCTTCGCATCTATATGGAGACCTGCATGACATAAAGCTAAAAACTCAACAATCATCCCCAAAGATGTGTATCCTGTAATAATTAATGGCTTTTTTGAAATAAGTAAATCTTCAAAAACTAAAGACTTAACAGTATGACCTGCATAGTTATAAGGAAATCGTTCATGAGAAGGTAACTCAATCTCTGTTTCTTGTGGGTTTTCATCTTCATCAAAAAGGCTAAGTTAAATAGATTTCATAAACCAGAATTTTTGTCAATAACTATTGATAAAAAATAATACTAAGATAAGGATAAATCTCAGCACGTGAATTGCACAGTTACTATATTAGTAGAACGAAGCAAGTAAAAGTTTTTGCGTATCATTTAACACAAGCAACTGGACACACACGCTGAAAAAAATGCAATAGGCATTTGTTACTTCGTAGCTATTCTACTAGGTGAATCAGATATTCTCGAAGTAATACTTTGATAAGAATTTACTATCGTTCATTTGAATGCTATGTTGTGAGAACCCTATCTACAAAAGACATATAAGAAAAAGCTATAGAAAATTGTCGGAGTACAGCACGTTGCTGGATCGATTCCTCTGCAACCGCTAGGGTGATGTAGATCGCACCCTGACGATCTGGAGGTGTAGTTTCTACTGCTAGCTCTAGTGCGTTGAGCAAAGAACGGGCATCACCATTCGCAACGTTGACTAAGTGCGCTAAGGCATCTTGTTCCAGCTTGACTTTGAGCTTGCCATAGCCGCGTTCTGGGTCTGATAGTGCTTGTTCGGCAATGCGGTACAAATCGCGATCGCCCAAGGGTTTGAGTTGGAAAATCCGCGAGCGACTGACGAGTGCTTTATTGACTTCAAAGAAAGGATTTTCAGTCGTTGCGCCAATGAGAATCACAGTCCCATTTTCTACCCACGGTAGCAGCGCATCCTGTTGTGACTTATTAAAGCGGTAGACTTCATCGACAAACAGGATCGTGCGCTGTTTGTTTTTGTTAGCTCTATCTTGAGCAGTTTCGATCGCTGCCCGAATTTCTTTGACTCCTGCAAGTACAGCATTAATAGCGATGAAGTGAGCGCGGGTGGTATTGGCGATAATTCGTGCTAGGGTAGTTTTTCCAGTTCCAGGTGGTCCAGCAAAAATGACAGAAGATAATTGGTCGGCTTCAATGGCACGGCGTAGGAGACGACCAGGGGCGATCGCGTGGTCTTGTCCGACAAATTCATCGAGCGTGCGCGGACGCATTCGATCTGCTAGGGGTGAGGAGTTGGTTGTCGATTGGCGATCGCGACTGAATAATTCCG
This window of the Chroococcidiopsis thermalis PCC 7203 genome carries:
- a CDS encoding UPF0175 family protein; translated protein: MSHFVDSIGIEISPDTLNQGEGAILREIALQLYARQIFTFGQARRLANLSVWEFQQLLGQHHVERHYNETDLAEDIDTIAASY
- a CDS encoding DUF3368 domain-containing protein → MTVICNATPLINFAAIARLDILPAIFERIIIPQAVYDETTGSGFPGTPFVLQAIASGWLQVRPVATIAPIIPVELDDGEREAIALAIEIAERRILLDEREARQIAQRLGLQVMGTLGILLLAKNNQTIPQVRPILDNTMNVAQYWVSAALYAQVLQLAGEDI